Proteins encoded together in one Altererythrobacter epoxidivorans window:
- a CDS encoding helix-turn-helix domain-containing protein, translating into MTNQTACSDDPLLTTKEAAAYLGSTENSLRSYRAIRRGPRFIKIGSAVMYRERDLNAYLAKATTRLSPTA; encoded by the coding sequence ATGACTAATCAAACCGCATGCAGCGATGACCCGCTGCTTACTACCAAGGAAGCCGCAGCTTATCTCGGTTCGACCGAGAACAGCTTGCGCAGCTATCGTGCGATCAGACGTGGTCCCAGATTCATAAAGATCGGCTCGGCGGTAATGTATCGCGAGCGCGATTTGAACGCATACCTGGCCAAAGCCACAACCCGCCTTTCACCCACCGCATAA
- a CDS encoding helix-turn-helix domain-containing protein, with amino-acid sequence MTELTLEAIRSIVREEMSSPRSPWLDSAAAAAYLGTTAGTLKTWRATSKGPRYSVLQDRLIRYHVDDLDAFARG; translated from the coding sequence GTGACCGAACTGACCCTTGAAGCCATCCGATCGATCGTCCGTGAGGAAATGAGCAGCCCTAGGAGCCCTTGGCTCGATAGTGCAGCAGCGGCAGCCTATCTCGGCACTACGGCGGGCACGCTGAAGACTTGGCGGGCTACGTCCAAGGGGCCCCGCTACAGCGTGCTCCAAGATCGCCTTATCCGCTACCATGTGGACGATCTGGACGCCTTCGCCCGAGGCTAG
- a CDS encoding tyrosine-type recombinase/integrase, which yields MAVTKLTEARIRDLPLGSGIHRDTEVKGLMVICHKTTKSYACQGDVRRNGRHVRTVRVKIDRVDRIGLREARNRARVLMSQIQSGIDPTDGPDETGITLAKALDTHIEEKSPRPATEEGYRYHLDRYLKNWKNKAVADISRQMVRDLFAELKRKHGEPTAASVMRTLRAIINTAMRADETLVANPVAALHVPQTKRRKVERLDLAKWWEKVMRLSPARRDLHVAMLLTGARRSSILNVRREDVDIERQSVTFTHMKTSDDPLTLPIGHRLAAILRARLEADRPLNSEWLWPSPTSKSGHIQEPKEKGLPSPHEYRHHARTLYIEAGVPYAESALLLGQRLPGASGGYVHAEHLVEHLRGHAQRLEDLVFGAGESKFTELPNGCLIDPVGFRLPSPA from the coding sequence ATGGCCGTGACCAAACTGACCGAAGCCCGCATCCGAGATTTGCCGCTCGGGTCGGGCATTCACAGAGACACCGAGGTGAAGGGCCTCATGGTGATCTGCCACAAGACCACAAAGTCCTATGCCTGCCAGGGCGACGTGAGACGCAATGGTCGTCACGTCCGAACGGTTCGGGTCAAGATCGACCGGGTGGACAGGATTGGGCTGCGTGAAGCCCGCAACCGCGCCCGCGTTCTGATGAGCCAAATACAAAGCGGCATCGACCCGACCGATGGACCCGATGAGACAGGCATCACTCTGGCCAAGGCACTCGACACCCATATCGAAGAAAAGAGCCCGAGGCCCGCGACCGAGGAGGGTTACCGCTACCACCTCGACCGCTATCTCAAGAATTGGAAGAATAAGGCCGTGGCCGACATTTCTCGCCAGATGGTGAGAGACCTCTTTGCAGAGTTGAAAAGGAAGCACGGTGAGCCCACGGCAGCTTCGGTTATGCGCACCCTAAGGGCAATCATCAACACGGCGATGAGGGCCGATGAGACGCTTGTGGCCAACCCGGTTGCCGCTCTTCACGTGCCGCAAACCAAGCGACGGAAGGTCGAACGACTGGACCTGGCCAAGTGGTGGGAGAAGGTAATGCGGCTTAGCCCCGCTCGCCGTGACCTGCATGTGGCAATGCTGCTCACAGGTGCTCGCCGTTCGTCCATCTTGAATGTCCGAAGGGAAGACGTGGACATTGAGCGACAGTCGGTCACGTTCACCCATATGAAGACGTCAGATGACCCGTTGACCCTTCCGATAGGGCACCGGCTGGCGGCGATCTTGCGGGCAAGGCTGGAAGCAGACAGACCTCTCAATAGCGAGTGGTTGTGGCCATCGCCGACGAGCAAGAGCGGCCATATACAGGAGCCGAAAGAGAAAGGGCTGCCGAGCCCGCATGAATACCGCCACCATGCTCGAACGCTCTATATTGAGGCTGGGGTGCCATATGCCGAGAGTGCGCTTCTGCTTGGCCAGAGGCTTCCGGGTGCGTCGGGCGGCTACGTCCATGCCGAACACCTCGTCGAGCACTTGCGTGGCCACGCACAGCGTCTCGAAGACCTCGTCTTCGGCGCAGGCGAGAGCAAGTTCACCGAATTGCCGAATGGCTGTCTGATTGACCCGGTGGGCTTTAGATTGCCGTCGCCTGCCTAA
- the queF gene encoding preQ(1) synthase: MSDTPETLHLGQTSALPASPEEAQLDYPANPRKGSLYLVRFAAPEFTSLCPVTGQPDFAHIVIDYAPGDTIVESKSLKLFLGSFRNHSGFHEDVTVGIGQRLVEEMKPKWLRIGGYWYPRGGIPIDVFWQTGAPPEGLWVPDQGVASYRGRG; encoded by the coding sequence ATGAGCGACACACCTGAAACTCTCCACCTCGGCCAGACCAGCGCGCTTCCGGCTTCACCTGAAGAAGCGCAGCTCGATTATCCGGCAAACCCGCGCAAGGGATCGCTTTATCTCGTGCGCTTTGCGGCCCCCGAATTCACCTCTCTGTGCCCGGTGACCGGCCAGCCCGATTTTGCCCATATCGTGATCGATTACGCGCCCGGCGACACGATCGTCGAATCCAAGAGCCTGAAGCTGTTTCTCGGCTCGTTCCGCAATCATTCCGGATTTCACGAGGATGTGACGGTCGGGATCGGCCAGCGTCTGGTCGAAGAGATGAAGCCGAAATGGCTCAGGATCGGCGGCTATTGGTATCCGCGCGGCGGCATCCCCATCGACGTATTCTGGCAGACCGGCGCTCCGCCCGAAGGGCTCTGGGTGCCGGACCAGGGCGTGGCGAGCTATCGCGGCCGCGGCTGA